Sequence from the Deltaproteobacteria bacterium genome:
TCTGTACATATTGTCATGCCCAAACGCCTGATCCTCAAAAGGATAAGAGTATTGGCAGTGTCGAGTTTGTTACGGAAAAATTAAAAGACCTTTGCCAGCGGTGCCACAGGGACAGACCTCATCCGGGAGGCGCCTTTATTAACTTTGATCACCTCGTTGAACCGCCCAATAAAATAAAATTCTGGATTAAAATGGCGGAAAAAAATAGTAATCTGGTTGTGCCTTTGGAACCTGATACGGATAAAATTTTCTGCTGCACTTGTCATAACCCTCATGAAAGGGGTGTATTAAGAGATAAGTTCGGTAGAGGTTCCGACGATGACAGGAGACTTCGCATGGGAGCTGGATTCGAACTTTGCAGCATTTGCCACCAGGACAAGGCAGGGCCGCCCAGCTAAATTCACTTGAATACTGCCTGTGGCATATATTCTTTTCCTTTCTTCCACCTCATCTAATACTCTTTTCCTTAATCTTCCATAACGAATGAAACCTTATAGCAGAGCAGCAGACTATTTTATTCCTGAAGCGCTGACTTTTATTGCCCGGGAAATAGAACAGACGGCCGGCAATGAAGTTTTTTTTATTGGTTTCGCACAATCATCTCTTGTTTCTGAAGTAAGAGTCGTTGCCAGGGGCAATGGCTATAGTGCGCCTGCTATTTTGAGAGATTTACGGGCAGGGGATGTGCTCATTCATAATCATCCTTCAGGCCTTTTACATCCTTCTGATGCAGATATTGCCGTTGCCTCCCTGGCCGGCGAATGTGGCGCCGCTTTTTATATCATCGATAACAGGGCGGAGAAGCTGTATGCCGTCGTTCCACTTTTTAAGGGAAACACGATAAAACCGCTTGACGGCGAAGAGGTTATAAGCCTGCTTAAAGCCGGATCGAAGCTTTCTTCATCTCTAAAGGCTTATGAGGAGCGTTCGGAACAACTGGATATGGCCTCCGTCGTTACTTCCGCTTTCAATGATGAGAGGATCGCTCTCATTGAAGCAGGCACGGGAATCGGTAAAAGTATGGCCTACCTGGTCCCTTCCATTCTCTGGGCCGTGGAAAACAGGGAACGGATCGTTATTTCAACGAATACAATTAATCTCCAGGAACAGCTTATTGAAAAAGATATCCCTTTATTGCAAAAGAGTATTGACCATGATTTCAAAGCCGTTCTTATTAAGGGAAGGGGTAACTATGCCTGTAAAAGAAAGGCTTTTGCATTGTCCCGGGAAGGCAACTATCTTTTTGAAGATAATAACATAGCTGAAGAAAAATCACTTCTTCAGTGGATAAGTAAAACAAAAGACGGGAGCCGTTCAGACCTTAACTTTATACCGAAAGATTCAAGCTGGGAAAAGATCGTTTCTGAAACGGATGTCTGCCGCAGGAGCAAGTGCTCCTTCTATAATGACTGCTTCTTTTACCAGGCAAGGAGGGAGGCTGCTTCATCAGATATCCTCGTTGCAAACCATCATCTGCTCTTTGCTGATCTTGCCGTAAAGAGTGAGACGGGAACGCATGGCGAAAGTGGAGTAATGCCCCCTTACAGCAGGGTTATTATCGATGAAGCCCATAATGTGGAAGATGTGGCGACGGAATACTTCGGGGCCGCTGTAAGCAAACGGGGCCTGTCACTCACCACGGGAAGACTGGTCAGCAAAAAGGATAGTGCGAAAGGGCTGCTTCCTTTTATTTATCTTAAGATGCAGAAAATGAAAGGGCATATTGCAGGCACCTTTTTAAGCGCAACCTCATCAACTATTAAGGGCGAGCTTATTCCTCATCTTGCCCATATTCGGGAACTGTCTGACGAGCTTTTTGACATGACAGCTTACTGGTCGCTGGAAGTCAAGAAAGGTAACCGTGAAAATGGGGATATGCCCGGTGAAATCAAAGTTCGAATAAAAGACCCTGTTACTTCTGCAAGAGAGTGGAAGCATTTGGAGAACAGCGCATCCACACTGCTTACGGAAGGGAAAATCTGTGCGAGGAAATTAAGGGGGATTGTCAGGGATTTTGAAAATCTTCCTCACGGTGATGAGAGAGAAGCGCTCGACCCTCAAGTCCTTGAACTTAAAGCCTATTCGGAAAGACTGAAGTCATTCCTGACGACGGTTGAAGCCTTCTTTTTTCATAAAGTCGATGGGACCGTAAAATGGATTGAAACAGCCAGAAGGAATGGGGCCATGAGTGTGCGACTGAAAATTTCTCCCATTTCCGTGGCCGAGGCTATGAGTGAGAAGGCATACAAGGTTTGTAAAACGA
This genomic interval carries:
- a CDS encoding helicase; this encodes MKPYSRAADYFIPEALTFIAREIEQTAGNEVFFIGFAQSSLVSEVRVVARGNGYSAPAILRDLRAGDVLIHNHPSGLLHPSDADIAVASLAGECGAAFYIIDNRAEKLYAVVPLFKGNTIKPLDGEEVISLLKAGSKLSSSLKAYEERSEQLDMASVVTSAFNDERIALIEAGTGIGKSMAYLVPSILWAVENRERIVISTNTINLQEQLIEKDIPLLQKSIDHDFKAVLIKGRGNYACKRKAFALSREGNYLFEDNNIAEEKSLLQWISKTKDGSRSDLNFIPKDSSWEKIVSETDVCRRSKCSFYNDCFFYQARREAASSDILVANHHLLFADLAVKSETGTHGESGVMPPYSRVIIDEAHNVEDVATEYFGAAVSKRGLSLTTGRLVSKKDSAKGLLPFIYLKMQKMKGHIAGTFLSATSSTIKGELIPHLAHIRELSDELFDMTAYWSLEVKKGNRENGDMPGEIKVRIKDPVTSAREWKHLENSASTLLTEGKICARKLRGIVRDFENLPHGDEREALDPQVLELKAYSERLKSFLTTVEAFFFHKVDGTVKWIETARRNGAMSVRLKISPISVAEAMSEKAYKVCKTIIFTSATLSVRKKFDYIKGRTGLDLAGERLTETLLESPFDYKRQAFVGIPADMPLPGEKSYVESLGNTISLALKASEGKAFVLFTSYRMLNDVYGRLAHSELLSPYRMMRQGDGPRSLLLDSFRKDKHSIIFGSDSFWEGVDVPGDALMNVILAKLPFSVPDDPLIEARAEMLEADGKNAFMSYFLPRAVIKFKQGFGRLIRNKRDRGAVLILDSRIVRKSYGNAFLSSLPDCNVQKLPAGDLVESLNRFFMDMEV